Below is a genomic region from Halostella litorea.
CCCGCGCCGACGAGGTGGGCGCTCCGCGCGCCGGCGGCGGCAAGCACCGCGTCGAGGTCGGCGGCGAGCGTTTCCACGTCGTACGGGCCGGCCGGCGCGTCCGAGCGCCCCGTCCCGCGGTGGTCGTACACGAGCGTCTCGAACGGGCCGGCGACGGCCGGCGCGGTCCACCCCCACTGCCACGCGCCGTAGCCGGCGTCGCCGACAAACGCGACGGTCTCGCCCTCCCCGTCCGCCTCGTAGTACAGCGTCGCGCCGTCGTTGTTCGCGGTCGGCATTCGTCCGGACCTGTGCGCTCCCGGCCCTTAATCCGCTCGTCCTCCGCCCGCGGGCCGGCCCCACGCTTCGGGGCGCAGGCGTCAGGCGACCGCGATCCCGGCCGTGAGCAGCGTCAGGACCGCACAGAGGGCGACGAGCGCGTAGATCAGCGGCCCGTACTCGTTCGGCCCGACCTCCTCCGGCGTCCTGTTCCACCGCGTCGCGGCGATCAGACAGAAGATCAGCCCGGCGAGAAGCTGCCACGCGGACCCGAGTTCCACCCGCAGCCCGTGGGCGAGCGCGTACTGGGCGGCGTTCAGGAGGCCGGCGTAGAGAAACAGGAGGTCGACCAGTCGTTTCGGCGTCACGGGTCCCATCTCGCCCGGAGCCGTGATAAATCGGTCGTCGGTGCCCGGCCCGCCCCGCGAACCCGCCCGGTTTTTGCCCCCGCGGCGACACCGGTCGGCCATGAACGCGATCAAGGATTCCGTCCACGGCCACGTCGACGTGGACGGCGTCGCGCGGGACCTGCTGGACACCGAGGCGTTCCAGCGCCTGCGGAACATCAAGCAGCTGTCGACGGTCCGGCTCGTCTACCCCTCCGCGAACCACACGCGCTTCGAGCACAGCCTCGGCGTCTACCACCTCGCCGGCCGGGCCTTGGATCGGCTTGGCGTCGACGGCGCGCGGGCGGAGGCGGTCCGGGCCGCCGCCCTGCTGCACGACGTGGGCCACGGCCCGTACGGCCACCAGACGGAGGCGGTCATCGAGCGACGGCTCGGCCGCCACCACGACGACGTCCACGACCTGCTCGGCTCGGGCGAACTCGCCGCCGTCCTCGAATCGCACGGCCTCGACACGGACGCGGTCGCCGACCTCGTCGCCGGCGAGGGCGAACTCGGCCAGCTCGTCTCGGGCGAACTGGACGTCGACCGCATGGACTACCTCGTCCGGGACGCCCACCACACCGGCGTCCCCTACGGCACCATCGACCACGGCCGGCTGCTCCGGTCGCTAGCGCTTGTCGACGGCGACCTCGCGCTCGCGGAGGGGAACGTCCCGACCGCCGAGAGCGTGCTGGTCGCGCGGGCGCTGATGAACGCGACGGTGTACCGCCACCACGTCTCCCGGATCGCCGGCGCGATGCTGGAGCGGGTCTGCGAGCGCCTGCTCGACGGGACGGACCTCGCCGCCGAGCGGTTCGCGCGGATGACCGACGACGAACTGCTCGCGGCGCTCCGGCGACACGACGGGACCGCGGACGCGGCGGCCCGCCTCGCCACGCGCGACCTCTACAAGCGCGCCGCGTGGGCCGAGATCGATGCGGTGCCGGACGACGTCGTCGGCGTCGACCACGGCCGCGTCCGGGAACTGGAGCGGGAGATAGCGGCCGCCGCCGACGCCCCCGAACGGGCGGTCCTCCTCGACAGCCCCGGCGAGCCGAGCATGCCCGAGTCCTCGACGCGGGTCGTCGTCAACGGCGACGTGCGCCGCCTCCACGAGCAGTCCGCGCTGGTCCAGGGGCTGCGCAGCGCCCAGCGCACCCAGTGGCGACTCGGCGTGTACGCGCCGGAAGAGCGGGCCGCCGAGGTCGGCGAGGCGGCGGTGCGGGTGCTCGGACTCGACGAGGACGGCGCGTCCATCGACCTCTCGAACGGCGCGCCGCGGTGAGATCCGGCCCTGCGAACCGCCCCGTTCCTACTCGTAGCCGCCGCGGGCGGCGACGCGGGCGTTCACGTCCTGTAAGAGCGCGGTGAACGCCTCCGCCCGCACCTGCTCGTCGTCGTCGGAGTCCCGCATCGCCGCGACCTCGTCGACGAGGTCGTCCATCGGCTCCGCGTCGGCGTTGGCGAGCACGGCCTCGCAGACCGGCCGCTCCATCTCCGGGACGAACGCGCCGACGGCCGCCCAGAGCGCGTCCTCCCGCTCGTCGGGGCCGTCGGCGCCCGCCAGCGCGCCCTCGACGTCGTCGGCCAGTCCGTCGACGAGCGCCGCGTACTCGTCGGGGCCCATCAGGCGTTTCGCACCTGCCGGAGCACGTCGGGCGCGTCCTCCAGCGCGTCGTCGAGCGCGTCGACGTCGGGGCCGCCGCCCTGCGCGAAGTCCGGCGGGCCGCCCCCGCCGCCGCCGACCTTCCCGGCGAGTTCGCCGACGACGTCGCCGGCGTTGACGCCCGCGCCGTCCGGCACCGCGACGACGAACGTCGCGCCGTCCGCGCCGCTCCCGATCACGGCGATCTTCCCCTCGTCGACGAGCGCGTTCGCCGTCGCGCGGAGTTCGTCCATGTCGGCGTCGAGGCGCTGGACGACGGCCGTCGCGTCGCCGACCTCGACCTCCTCGCCGCCGCCGGAGCCACCCGCGCGGGCCGCGGCGAGTTCCTCCTTCAGCTCCTCGATGCGCTTGCCCCGCTCCTTCCACTCGGAGAAGAACCGCTCGGCGGTGTCGGGCACCTCCTGGGGCGAGACGTCGAGCACGTCGGCGGCGCCGTACAGCGCGTCCTCGGTCGCCTGCGTGCCCTCGATGGCGGCCTCGCCCGCGGCGAAGGTGAGCCGCTCGACGCCGTCCTGGACGCGCTCGGTCGAGAGCACCTTGATCGCGCCGATGTCGCCGGTGCGGTTCACGTGCGTCCCGCCGCAGGCCTGGACGTCCTCCGCGACGTGGATGAGGCGGATGTTCGTCCCCGGCGGGATGCCGCCCTGGTAGAGGTCGAAGCCGTGTTCGGCCTCGGCCTCGTTGCGGTGGGGCCACTCCTGGGTGACCGACGTGTTCTCCATCACGATGCCGTTGGCGACCCGCTCTATCTCCTTTATCTCCTCGCGGGAGATGCGGTCGTAGTGGCTGACGTCGATCCGGGAGGAGTCGACGCCCTTCTGCGCGCCGGCCTGCCGGACGTGGTCGCCAAGCACCCGGCGGGCGGCGTGGATGACGACGTGTGTCGCAGTGTGGTGGCGCATCAGCTGTCGCCGCCGCCCGGCGTCTATCTGCCCGCGGACGAACTCGCCCTTGCCGGGGTCGTCGTCGGTCCGGTGGAGGACGACGCCGTCCTCGATCTGGACGTCGGTCACCTCGACGGTCGCCTCGTCGGAGGCGAGCGTCCCGGCGTCGGCCGGCTGGCCGCCGCCCTCGGGGTAGAACATCGTCTGGTCGAGCACCACGTCGTAGCCGTCCTCGCGGTCGAACACGTCGAGCACGACCGCCTCGAACTCCGTTCCCTGCTGGTCGTCGTAGTACAGCTTCTCCGTCTCGGGCAGGTCCTCGAAGCGCTCGTCGGCCTCGGCCTGCTCGACCGCGCCGCCGCCGGTGTCGTGGCGCTCGGCGACGAGCCCGTAGAAGTCGTCGGGCGTCTCCACGTCCGCGCCCTTCTCGGCGGCTATCTCCTCGACCATGTCGGGCTGGATGCCGTGGGAGTCGTACAGCTCGATCAGCTCGTCGGTCGGGATCGGCTCGTCGCGCTCGCTGTACTCCTCGGCGAGGCTCTCGACGCGGCGCGAGCCGCGCTCCAGCGTCTCGCGGTACTTCTCGACCTCCGTGCGGACGATGTCGCGGACCGTGTCGCGGTTCTCGTAGCCCAGGCGCTCGGCCTGCATGTCGACCAGTTCGTCCAGCGGCGCGTCGACGCCGACGGTGTCACAGAGCCGCTTCGTGCGGCGCAGCACCATCCGCGCGAGGTAGCCCGTCCCGACGTTCGAGGGAACGATCTCGTCGCCGAGCATGTACGCCAGCGTCCGGCAGTGGTCGGCGATGGCGTAGATGTCCTCCAGGGGCTCCATCAGCGCCTCCAGATCGGCCGTCTCGACGTCGAGCTGTTCCGCGATGTTGTCGCGGGCCGCGTCCATGTCCTCGGCCTCGTCGATGTCCATGTGGCCGGCGAGCTTCGACGCGCGGTGGACCAGTTCCGCCTCCTCCTCGGAGAGGTCGATCCCGGCGTTGTCCTTGAGGAACTCGATCATGTCCGGGTACACCGCCTCGTAGACGGTCGGCGTCCCCTGGCTCACCCACGTCCAGCGCTCCAGCCCGTAGCCGGTGTCGACGACGTAGGTGTCCATGTACGAGTAGCGGTTCCCGTCCTTCATCTCGTACTCGCCGTCGGGGTCCTGCTCCATGCACATGAAGACGAGGGTGGCAAGCTCCGCGCCGCGGTAGATGACCTCGATCGCCGGCCCGGCGTTGCCGCCGCCGACCCACGGGTCCTCGATGTAGGTGATCTCCTCGGGGTCGGCCCCCATCGACGTGAAGAAGTCGTCGCAGTACTCGACGGTCTGGTCCTTCCAGTACACCTCGCCGTGGTAGGCGTACTCGTCCTCGTCGACCTCCTCGCGCGTGTTGAACGCGTGGTGGGCCATCATCTCGAACGCCATCGTGTGCCGGCCCGTCTTCCCGACGTTGTCGATGTCCTGCATCCGGATGCAGGGCTGGGAGATGGTCAGCGGGTTCGCCGGCGGCGGCGTCTGCCCGCTGGTGACAAGCGGCTGGAAGTCGTAGATCGACGCCTGCGTGAGCAACACGTCGTCGCGCCAGCGGTTCGCCGCCACGGGGTAGGGGTCGATCCGCTCGTGCCCGTGCTCCTCGAAGAAGGAGAGGAACGCCTCGCGCATCTCCGTCAGGCTGTACTCCTCGTCGAACCCCGCGTTGTCGATAAACCCGTAGTCCTCGCAGGGGGGTTCCCCGCAGGTCGTGCGGTCCTCGTCGCGCGTCCAGAAGTGCGCGCCACACTCCGTACACTCCCGGCGGACGAAGTCGTTCGTCTCGAAATACTCGAGACGGTACTCCGCTTCGAGTTCGCTCATGATACGGCAACGTGGCCGCGCAGTCCGTATAACAGTTCCGCAACCGCGGAACTGGCCGCGGGGGCGGCCCCGCTCCCGCCATCGAGGGGAACCGATTTGCCGCCGCGGCCCGTCCGCTCACGCATGCGAACCCGCTCCGCCGACGCCCCGCAACCGCTCGGCAGGGACGACCTGCCCGGCCTCCTCGCGAGCGTCGTCCTCGTCAACGCGGTGGGGGCCGCGCCGGCGCTGCTCGGCGGCCCCGGGAGCGACTGGTTCCGGGCGCTGGAGAAGCCGTGGTTCTACCCGCCCGGGGCGGCGTTCGGGGTCGTCTGGACCCTCCTGTTCACGCTGCTCGGGGTGGCCCTGTATCTGGTCTGGCGGCGCGGGACCGACGACCCCGCCGTGCGGGTCGCGCTCGGCCTCTTCGCGCTCCAGTTCGCGTGCAACGTCGTCTGGACGCCCGCCTTCTTCGTCCTCCGGGACCTCGGGCTGGCGCTCGCGGTGATCGTCGTCCTGTTCGTCCTCGCGGCCGCGACGGCCCGCGCGTTCGCCCGGGTCGACCGCCGGGCCGGGGCGCTGCTCGTCCCGTATCTCGGCTGGATCGCCTTCGCCGGGGCGCTCAACTACGCGCTGCTGGCGATGAACGGCTGATCGACCGGAACGCGGCCGATCAACCAGAACGGTTATACAGGCCGGTCGTGAGTAATATTAACAACAAGTCCGAACACAGATGACCGAGCCGCCGACCGTGCTGTTCGCACTCGCAGACGGAGACCGCCGCGCGGAGGTAGCGGCGGCCACGGCGGACCGCGACGACGTACGGGCTGAGGTCGTCGCGCCCGAGGACATCCCCGAGGCGGTCGACGCCGACTGCCTCGTCGTCGACGCCGACTGCACCGACGACTGCCGCCACCGGAACCGCTCGGTCCCGGTCGTCGTCTGGAGCGTGCGGCCCCCGTCGGCGGTCCCGACGACCGAGGTCGCCGGCTACGTCCGCGCGGGCCGCGACGGCCGGTCCCTCGGCCCCGTAATCGACGAGGTCACGTGGGTGCGCCGGCGGGAGACGTCGCGGACGAAGATCGAACAGCTCCACGCCAGCGCGGCGGACATCGTCGGCGCCCGGACCGAGGCGGAACTGTTCCAGCGCGCCGTCGAGGCCGCCGAACGCGTCCTCGAGTTCGACATCTGCGGCATCGACGTCGTCGAGGACGGCTGGTTCGTCCCGCAGTCCGTCTCGGATGGGATGTCCGAGTCGGGCTACGAGCGCATCCCGGCCGACGAGGGGATCGCCGGGCGCACCTACGAGCGCGGGGAGTCGATCCTGATAGACGACCTCCGGGAGGACCCCGACGCGGCGGCCGCCGCCGAGACGTACCGCTCGATCCTCTCGGTGCCGATCGGCGACGACGCGCTGTTCCAGGCGGCCGCCCGCGAGGTCGGCGCGTTCGACGCCCGGGACCGCGAACTGGCGGAGATGCTCCTCGCACACGTCGAGGAGACGCTGTCGCGCATCCGGGCGGAGGCGGCCCGCCGCGACCACGAGGCCGAACTGGTCGCCGAGCGCGACCGCTTTGCCGCCCTGTTCGAGAACGTCCCCGACGCCGTCGTCGGCTACGAGTTCGAGGGCGACACGCCGGTCGTCCGCGACGTGAACTCACAGTTCGAGGATACGTTCGGCTACGACGCGGCCGAGGTCGTCGGCGAGGTCATCGACGAGTACATCGTCCCGCCCGAGCGCGAGCGGGAGGCCGAGAACCTCAACCAGGCGCTGCTGGCCGGCGAGCGCCTGCGGACGACCACCCGCCGCCAGACCGCCGACGGGGTGCGCGACTTCCTGCTCCACGTTGTCCCGCTGCGGATCGGCGAGCGGAGCGTGCAGGGGTACTCCATCTACACGGACATCACCGAGCAGAAGCGCCACGAGCGCGAGCTAGAGCGGAAAAACGAGCGGCTGGACGAGTTCACGAGCATCGTCAGCCACGACCTCCGGAACCCGCTCAACGTCGCCGACGGCTACCTCGAACTCGCCCGGGAAACCGGCGACCCCGAGCACTTCGACCGGGTCGAGGGGGCACACGAGCGGATGAGCCGGATGATCGACGAACTGCTCTCGCTGGCCCGGCAGGGCGAGATCGTCGGCGACACCCGGCCCGTCGAACTCCGGACCGCGGCGACCGAGGCCTGGAACGACGTCGAGGCCGACGACTGCGGGCTGGTGGTCGACACCGACCGCGTCGTCGACGCCGACCCCGACCGCCTGCGCGACCTGCTGGCGAACCTCTTCCGGAACTCGGCGGAGCACGGGGCCGCCGCCGCGGACGACGCCTCCCCGGTCGCCGACGCGGTCAACGGCTCCGCCGCCGATTCCCCGGACGTGTTCGACCCCGACGCGACCGCCGAACCGGCGGCCGCCGGCGCGTTCACCCGGGGGCCGGGCGACGACCGCATTACCGTCCGCGTCGGCGGGACGGAAAGCGGGTTCTACGTCGCCGACGACGGCCCGGGGATCCCCCCCGAGGAGCGCGAGTCGGTGTTCGAGTCCGGGTACACGACGCGGAAGAACGGGACCGGCTACGGGCTCGCGATCGTCGAACAGGTCGCGGAGGCCCACGGCTGGACGGTCGCCCTGACGGAGTCTGCGGAGGGCGGGGCGCGGTTCGAGTTCGAGACGTAGCCGGACGGCTCAGCCTTCGAGCGCCAGCGACGCCAGCAGCGCCTCAAGCTGGACGCGCTCGTTCGCGCCCTCGGTGATCCGGTAGTCGGCCTCGCCGACGCGGTCCATCACGCGGACGGCGGCCTCGTCGTCCAGGTCGAACTCCCAGACCGAGCGGTGGAGCTGGTCGATGACGTCGCCGCCGGCGATCCCCTTCTCGGTCAGCAGTTCGTCCAGCGTCGAGCGCGCGGCGACGAAGTCGCCGTCCAGCGCCTTCGTCACCATCTCCTTGACCTCCTCCGGGCGGGCGGTGCTGGTGATGGTGAACACGGCGTCCTCGTCGACCGTCTCGCCCATCACGGCGGCGGCCTGGAGCGCGTTGATCGCCTTGCGCATGTCGCCGTCGGCGGCGTAGGCGATGGCGTCGACGCCGTCCTGGGTCACCTCGATCCCCTCGGCGTCGGCGATGCGGCGGACCTCCGACTCGACCGCCTCGTCCGACAGCGGCGAGAACCGGAAGACGGCACACCGGGACTGGATCGGGTCGATGATCTGGCTGGAGTAGTTACACGAGAGGATGAAGCGCGTGTTGCCCGAGAACTGCTCCATCGTCCGGCGGAGCGCGGACTGGGCGTCGCTGGTCAGCGAGTCCGCCTCGTCGAGGAAGATGATCCGGTAGTCGTAGTCGCCGAAACTCGCCCGCGCGAAGTCCTTGATGCGGCCCCGAACCACGTCGATGCCGCGCTCGTCGGAGGCGTTCAGTTCGAGGAAGTTCTCCTGCCAGTCGTCGCCGTAGACGGCCCGGGCGATGGCGATCGCGGAGGTGGTCTTCCCGATGCCGGCCTCGCCGGAGAACATCAGGTTCGGCAGGTCGTCGCGCTCGATGTAGCTCTGCAGCCGGTCGGTGATCTCCTCCTGGCCGACGACCTCGTCCAGCGTTGTCGGGCGGTACTTCTCGATCCAGATCTCCGATCGCCCCCCCGCGGGGTCGCTCTCGGCGTCCGCCGTGCTCATACGACGGGCAAGGCCCCTGACGGGCATAAAGCCCCCGAGACCGCTGTCCCGACCCGCGAGTCAGGTTGCGCCAGTTACACTTTTGGTCGCCGCCGTCGTCGTTCGACCATGTCCACGGACCGCCGCTCGCACCTGCTCGCACTGACGCTCGCCGTCCTCGCCGTCGTCGCCATGGTGCCGGGCGTCGCCGCCGCCCAGGAGAACCGCACGGGCGACACCGTCGTCGTCGAGGCCGGCGAGACGATAGACGACGACCTCTCGGCGAGCGCCGGCAACGTGATCATCAGGGGGACCGTCACCGGGGACCTCCGGGCGTTCGCGGGCAACGTGATCGTCGCCGGCGAGGTGCAGGGCGACGTGGAGGCGTTCTCGGGGAACGTCCGGATCACCGGCGACGTCGGCGGCGACGTGACGGCCGTCGGCGGCAACGTCTTCGTCGGCGAGAGCGGCTCCGTCGGCGGCACGCTGGAGGCGGCCGCCGGCACCGTCACGATCGCCGGCTCCGTCGGCGACGCGCGCCTGGCGGCCGGGACGATCACCGTCGCCTCGACGGGCACGGTCGAGGGCGACCTGCGCTACGACGGCAACCTCACCGTCGCCGACGGGGCGACGGTCGCCGGCGAGACGATCCGGGACGGGTCGCTCGACGTGGGGCCGCAGTTCCCCGAACTGCCGTGGCTCGGGACGCTGTTCGGGTTCCTGATGAACCTCCTGCTCGGCGCGCTGCTGTTGCTCGCGCTCCCGACGTTCTCCGCCCGGGTCGGCGAGTACGGCGTCGACAACACGCTCCGAGCGGGGGGAATCGGGCTGCTCGCCGTGGTCGCCGCGCCGATCGTGTTCGTCCTCTTCCTGATCACGATCATCGGCATCCCGATCGCCTTCGCCTGGCTGTTCGCCTTCCTCCTGCTGGCGTGGATCGGGAGCGTGTACGGGGCCTTCGTCGTCGGCGTCGCCCTCCTCGCGCTCACCGACATGAGCAGCCGCTGGCTGGCGCTCGTGGTCGGTCTGGTCGTCGTCGCGCTCGTCACGCAGGTACCGCTGCTCGGCGGGCTGTTCGGCCTGCTCGTGTTCCTGATCGGCCTCGGCGCGCTGCTGGGCGTGCTGACCGGCGGCTACCGCCGGCGGCGGCGCGACCGCCGGACCGGGGACACAACGCCGGAACCGGACGCCGACGGCGGGAGCGGGACCGCGTAAGCGGGAGCCGCCCTGCCGGTCGCGTCGTCAGCGACAGTCGAGGTCGGTGGCCGGTGGCAGCGACCGGCCGTCGGACACCTGCGCCAGGCGTTCGACGCCGGGGGTGCCGGAGCCGGCCGTCACCTCGCCGATCCACGCCGGGTTGGTCGCCAGCCGGTCGCCTTCCCGGAACGTCACGTCGCCGAGGGCGGTGGTGAACGTGCCGCCTTCGAGGGCGTCGCTGACGGCCTCCCGATCCGTGCTGCCGGCCGCCCGGATCCCGTTCGCGACGAACCGGACCGAGTCGAACCCCAGGCGGGCCTGGGTGTCGGGGCGGCCGCCGTACCGCGTGCGGTACGCGTCGACGAACGCCCGGTTGTCGCCGGTGGCGAGCGACGGGAGGTAGCGGACGCCGCCGTACGTCCCGACGGCGCTGTCTCCGGCACCGTTGCGCACCGCCCGGGACGCGCCGTTGGGGCTGACGACCGCCGTCTCCTCGGTCAGGCCGAGGTCGGCGGCCTGGTTGAGGAAGTTGACGAGGGTCGGCTGGGACAGCCCCAGCACGACGGCCTCGGCGTCGGACGAGCGGATCCGGTCGATGACGGACCGGAAGTCGGAGTCGGCCGGCCCCGACCGCGTCTGTCCGACCTCGGTGAAGCCGTCGGCCGCGCTCGCCATCGCCTCGCTGGTCCACTCGTACACCCGCCGGCCGTAGGCGAAGTCGCCGTAGTGGAACCAGACGTCCGACCCCAGTTCGGTCGCGACGTGTCGCCCCATCGACGCAGCCAGCTGCGCGGCGGTGGTCTCACACCAGAAGGTCCACTCGTTGCACGCGGAGCCGAAAAGCTGGGGGCCCCGTCCCGACGAGAGGTAGACGACCGCGTTCTCGACCGCCCGCTCGGCGAGCACCCCCGCCACCGGGACGGTCAGCCCGCCGGTGACGAACCGGGCGTCCTCCTCCGCGACGACGCGTCCCATCTCCGCCGCCGCCGTGTCGGGGACGGCCTCCGTGTTGCCCCCGACCAGTTCCAGCTCGAAGTCGTAGGCGTCCCGCTGGTTGACCCACTCGACGGCGAGATCCGCGCCCCGCCGCTGTCGCTGCCCGAGTTCGGCGATCCCGCCGCTCGTCGGGGCCAGGTGCGCCACCGTGACGGCCTCGCCGTCGGCGGGGGACTCCTCCGTCGTCTCGCTCTCGCGTTCGGTGCTCGTCTCCCCGTCGGTGCCGGTGGCGGCCCGGTCCGTGGTGGCGGCCGTATCGGTGTCGCCGGCCGTGCTCGCGTCGGTGTCGAACGCCGAGCCGTCGTCGTCGGACGACGAACAGCCGGCGACGCCGACGGCGCTGGCCGACCCGATCAGCGCGAGGTACTCCCGTCGGGAGCGGGTCTGCTTCGTCATAGCTGACCACATACTTCCCGGACGCGTATCGTTTGCGGTCCCGGCGGCCGGGACGACACGCTTACGGCCCGCCGACGGCAACCGCTCGTCATGAACGTCACCGTCGAGGTCGCCGGCGAGGGGACGCGGGAGGTGTCCGTCGAGGACCCGACGTACGCCGACCTGCTCGCCGCGGTCGACCTCTCGCCCCACGAGGCGACGGCGATGGTCGACGGCCGGCCGGTGCCGGAGGACCAGCCGGTCGAGGCCGAGCGCGTCACCGTGGTCAGGCTGATAAAGGGCGGATGAGCGGCGGGAGCGACGCGGGGCCGCCGGACGGCGTCGCCGTCCGCGAGGCCCGCCCCGACGAGCGCGTCGCCGTCAGGCGCGTGATCGATGCCGCGATGCTCGAACCCGGCGACGTGGCGGGCGCGATCGACCGCGGGGACGCGCTCGTCGCCGTCGCGGACGGCCGGGTCGTCGGCGCGCTCGTCCTCGAACCGCGGACGGAGGGCGCACACGTCGCCGCGGTCGCCGTGACGCGCTCCCGCCGCGGGCAGGGGATCGGGACCGCGCTGGTCGAGGTGGCCGGCGAGCGCGCCGCCCGGCTCACCGCCGCGTTCGACCCGTCCGTGCGGCCGTTCTACGAGTCGCTCGGCTTCGCCGTCGAGCCGGCCGGTGACGGACGGTTGCGTGGCGTTCGATAGCGGACGCCGCCGCGCCGCTCAGACCAGCGGCTCGACCAGTTCGCGCCCCTCGGCGAGCAGCGCCTCGACGCGCTCCTCGCTGTCGGCCTCCGCGTACACGCGGAGCTTCGGCTCCGTGCCGCTCGGGCGGACGAGCGTCCACGAGCCGTCCGAAAGCAGGAGTTTGAACCCGTCGACGGTGACGACGTCCTCGACGGCCGCGCCGGCGACCGCGTCGGGGATGACCTCCTCCAGGTCCGCGATGACGCGCTCCTTCTCGGCGTCCGGGCAGTCGACGCTGACCTTCCCCTGGTGGATCTCGCCGTGCTCGTCGA
It encodes:
- a CDS encoding HD domain-containing protein, translating into MNAIKDSVHGHVDVDGVARDLLDTEAFQRLRNIKQLSTVRLVYPSANHTRFEHSLGVYHLAGRALDRLGVDGARAEAVRAAALLHDVGHGPYGHQTEAVIERRLGRHHDDVHDLLGSGELAAVLESHGLDTDAVADLVAGEGELGQLVSGELDVDRMDYLVRDAHHTGVPYGTIDHGRLLRSLALVDGDLALAEGNVPTAESVLVARALMNATVYRHHVSRIAGAMLERVCERLLDGTDLAAERFARMTDDELLAALRRHDGTADAAARLATRDLYKRAAWAEIDAVPDDVVGVDHGRVRELEREIAAAADAPERAVLLDSPGEPSMPESSTRVVVNGDVRRLHEQSALVQGLRSAQRTQWRLGVYAPEERAAEVGEAAVRVLGLDEDGASIDLSNGAPR
- the alaS gene encoding alanine--tRNA ligase, which encodes MSELEAEYRLEYFETNDFVRRECTECGAHFWTRDEDRTTCGEPPCEDYGFIDNAGFDEEYSLTEMREAFLSFFEEHGHERIDPYPVAANRWRDDVLLTQASIYDFQPLVTSGQTPPPANPLTISQPCIRMQDIDNVGKTGRHTMAFEMMAHHAFNTREEVDEDEYAYHGEVYWKDQTVEYCDDFFTSMGADPEEITYIEDPWVGGGNAGPAIEVIYRGAELATLVFMCMEQDPDGEYEMKDGNRYSYMDTYVVDTGYGLERWTWVSQGTPTVYEAVYPDMIEFLKDNAGIDLSEEEAELVHRASKLAGHMDIDEAEDMDAARDNIAEQLDVETADLEALMEPLEDIYAIADHCRTLAYMLGDEIVPSNVGTGYLARMVLRRTKRLCDTVGVDAPLDELVDMQAERLGYENRDTVRDIVRTEVEKYRETLERGSRRVESLAEEYSERDEPIPTDELIELYDSHGIQPDMVEEIAAEKGADVETPDDFYGLVAERHDTGGGAVEQAEADERFEDLPETEKLYYDDQQGTEFEAVVLDVFDREDGYDVVLDQTMFYPEGGGQPADAGTLASDEATVEVTDVQIEDGVVLHRTDDDPGKGEFVRGQIDAGRRRQLMRHHTATHVVIHAARRVLGDHVRQAGAQKGVDSSRIDVSHYDRISREEIKEIERVANGIVMENTSVTQEWPHRNEAEAEHGFDLYQGGIPPGTNIRLIHVAEDVQACGGTHVNRTGDIGAIKVLSTERVQDGVERLTFAAGEAAIEGTQATEDALYGAADVLDVSPQEVPDTAERFFSEWKERGKRIEELKEELAAARAGGSGGGEEVEVGDATAVVQRLDADMDELRATANALVDEGKIAVIGSGADGATFVVAVPDGAGVNAGDVVGELAGKVGGGGGGPPDFAQGGGPDVDALDDALEDAPDVLRQVRNA
- a CDS encoding TspO/MBR family protein; amino-acid sequence: MRTRSADAPQPLGRDDLPGLLASVVLVNAVGAAPALLGGPGSDWFRALEKPWFYPPGAAFGVVWTLLFTLLGVALYLVWRRGTDDPAVRVALGLFALQFACNVVWTPAFFVLRDLGLALAVIVVLFVLAAATARAFARVDRRAGALLVPYLGWIAFAGALNYALLAMNG
- a CDS encoding ATP-binding protein, which translates into the protein MTEPPTVLFALADGDRRAEVAAATADRDDVRAEVVAPEDIPEAVDADCLVVDADCTDDCRHRNRSVPVVVWSVRPPSAVPTTEVAGYVRAGRDGRSLGPVIDEVTWVRRRETSRTKIEQLHASAADIVGARTEAELFQRAVEAAERVLEFDICGIDVVEDGWFVPQSVSDGMSESGYERIPADEGIAGRTYERGESILIDDLREDPDAAAAAETYRSILSVPIGDDALFQAAAREVGAFDARDRELAEMLLAHVEETLSRIRAEAARRDHEAELVAERDRFAALFENVPDAVVGYEFEGDTPVVRDVNSQFEDTFGYDAAEVVGEVIDEYIVPPEREREAENLNQALLAGERLRTTTRRQTADGVRDFLLHVVPLRIGERSVQGYSIYTDITEQKRHERELERKNERLDEFTSIVSHDLRNPLNVADGYLELARETGDPEHFDRVEGAHERMSRMIDELLSLARQGEIVGDTRPVELRTAATEAWNDVEADDCGLVVDTDRVVDADPDRLRDLLANLFRNSAEHGAAAADDASPVADAVNGSAADSPDVFDPDATAEPAAAGAFTRGPGDDRITVRVGGTESGFYVADDGPGIPPEERESVFESGYTTRKNGTGYGLAIVEQVAEAHGWTVALTESAEGGARFEFET
- a CDS encoding replication factor C small subunit; this translates as MSTADAESDPAGGRSEIWIEKYRPTTLDEVVGQEEITDRLQSYIERDDLPNLMFSGEAGIGKTTSAIAIARAVYGDDWQENFLELNASDERGIDVVRGRIKDFARASFGDYDYRIIFLDEADSLTSDAQSALRRTMEQFSGNTRFILSCNYSSQIIDPIQSRCAVFRFSPLSDEAVESEVRRIADAEGIEVTQDGVDAIAYAADGDMRKAINALQAAAVMGETVDEDAVFTITSTARPEEVKEMVTKALDGDFVAARSTLDELLTEKGIAGGDVIDQLHRSVWEFDLDDEAAVRVMDRVGEADYRITEGANERVQLEALLASLALEG
- a CDS encoding bactofilin family protein, with amino-acid sequence MSTDRRSHLLALTLAVLAVVAMVPGVAAAQENRTGDTVVVEAGETIDDDLSASAGNVIIRGTVTGDLRAFAGNVIVAGEVQGDVEAFSGNVRITGDVGGDVTAVGGNVFVGESGSVGGTLEAAAGTVTIAGSVGDARLAAGTITVASTGTVEGDLRYDGNLTVADGATVAGETIRDGSLDVGPQFPELPWLGTLFGFLMNLLLGALLLLALPTFSARVGEYGVDNTLRAGGIGLLAVVAAPIVFVLFLITIIGIPIAFAWLFAFLLLAWIGSVYGAFVVGVALLALTDMSSRWLALVVGLVVVALVTQVPLLGGLFGLLVFLIGLGALLGVLTGGYRRRRRDRRTGDTTPEPDADGGSGTA
- a CDS encoding ABC transporter substrate-binding protein, with translation MTKQTRSRREYLALIGSASAVGVAGCSSSDDDGSAFDTDASTAGDTDTAATTDRAATGTDGETSTERESETTEESPADGEAVTVAHLAPTSGGIAELGQRQRRGADLAVEWVNQRDAYDFELELVGGNTEAVPDTAAAEMGRVVAEEDARFVTGGLTVPVAGVLAERAVENAVVYLSSGRGPQLFGSACNEWTFWCETTAAQLAASMGRHVATELGSDVWFHYGDFAYGRRVYEWTSEAMASAADGFTEVGQTRSGPADSDFRSVIDRIRSSDAEAVVLGLSQPTLVNFLNQAADLGLTEETAVVSPNGASRAVRNGAGDSAVGTYGGVRYLPSLATGDNRAFVDAYRTRYGGRPDTQARLGFDSVRFVANGIRAAGSTDREAVSDALEGGTFTTALGDVTFREGDRLATNPAWIGEVTAGSGTPGVERLAQVSDGRSLPPATDLDCR